A region from the uncultured Macellibacteroides sp. genome encodes:
- a CDS encoding DUF4468 domain-containing protein: protein MKRLFFFFIMMPAVLFAQNDVRYLSGAVPEVDGKVVFSKKIQAPSLSKEQLYEILSDWSANYYNGEKNRVVYQKPEEGAIACVGNEYLVFSSSALSLDRSQINYLMRIVCQNQSCEIQMSGIRYEYNVSYQKEPEKYSAEEWITDRAALKNDKLLRVPGKFRTKTIDLVDKLFNQVTNKINERVSASVSASALTQSIPVSPATAVTAPVSVTEVEASGSPESASTTSSSLEGYKKIAPDKIPGNIIKMMQNDLMMITAKNDRETDFATTSWGGLGYAINKPVAFCLTESGNNISSVLETSSTYTLSFYTEAYRDVLERNKENRLKDSDKVNKSGLTLLTTPEGSKAFSEAWMIIECRKISTLQAIPSKENSLEGSKVLLGEILNVWIK from the coding sequence ATGAAACGTCTATTTTTCTTCTTTATTATGATGCCAGCTGTGTTGTTTGCACAAAATGATGTGCGATACCTGAGTGGGGCTGTCCCGGAAGTGGATGGGAAGGTTGTCTTTTCAAAAAAAATTCAGGCCCCTTCACTCTCGAAGGAGCAGCTCTATGAAATTCTATCAGACTGGTCTGCAAATTACTATAACGGAGAAAAAAACAGGGTTGTTTATCAGAAACCCGAAGAAGGGGCTATCGCTTGTGTTGGCAATGAATACCTTGTATTTAGCAGTTCGGCTCTTTCGTTGGACCGTTCTCAGATAAACTATCTTATGCGGATCGTTTGTCAGAATCAGAGTTGCGAAATACAAATGAGCGGCATACGTTACGAATACAATGTTTCCTATCAAAAAGAACCAGAAAAATACAGTGCTGAAGAATGGATTACTGATAGAGCCGCTCTAAAAAACGACAAGCTTTTAAGGGTTCCGGGTAAATTCAGAACAAAAACTATTGATCTTGTAGACAAACTGTTTAATCAGGTGACTAACAAAATAAACGAACGCGTATCTGCGTCTGTATCTGCATCTGCCTTAACACAAAGTATTCCTGTTTCTCCTGCTACAGCAGTTACTGCTCCTGTGTCTGTGACAGAAGTTGAGGCTTCTGGTTCACCTGAATCAGCAAGTACGACTAGCAGCTCTCTTGAGGGATACAAAAAGATTGCTCCTGACAAAATTCCGGGAAATATCATCAAAATGATGCAAAATGATTTGATGATGATTACAGCAAAAAATGACCGGGAAACAGATTTTGCTACAACAAGCTGGGGTGGTTTAGGTTATGCAATAAATAAACCTGTTGCATTTTGTTTAACCGAGTCTGGAAACAACATCTCCAGTGTTTTGGAAACATCTTCCACCTACACCCTTTCTTTCTACACCGAAGCATACAGGGATGTATTGGAAAGAAACAAAGAAAACCGGCTGAAAGATTCGGATAAAGTAAATAAATCCGGACTAACACTACTCACAACACCCGAAGGAAGCAAGGCTTTTTCTGAAGCCTGGATGATTATTGAATGTAGGAAAATTTCCACTTTACAGGCAATTCCTTCCAAAGAAAACTCTCTTGAAGGTAGCAAGGTCCTTCTTGGTGAAATTTTAAATGTATGGATTAAATAA
- a CDS encoding DUF4468 domain-containing protein — protein MKKIILFLFAMLPLLVLAQGHKGTVESCAPTKNSKVCYSDEIEIKEASQTDLFNSIHKWAKDNYGKDVFISSVSANKNKGTIFIGSKVELLLNDTDKTILKYKMRINCKDGGYSIDVSDITYQYNPEDEKKLKSYPAEDVIMGNGKGNKVTEIKDPLLFCNATYFFVESLFADVFDAAN, from the coding sequence ATGAAAAAAATAATTTTATTCCTTTTTGCGATGCTTCCGTTACTTGTTCTTGCTCAGGGGCACAAAGGGACAGTAGAATCGTGTGCGCCTACTAAAAACAGTAAGGTTTGCTATAGTGATGAGATAGAGATAAAAGAAGCAAGCCAAACCGATCTTTTCAATTCCATTCATAAATGGGCAAAAGACAACTATGGGAAAGATGTTTTTATCTCGAGTGTTTCGGCCAATAAAAACAAGGGTACTATTTTTATTGGATCAAAAGTAGAATTGCTGCTAAATGATACAGATAAAACCATTCTCAAATATAAAATGAGAATTAACTGTAAAGACGGAGGTTACTCGATTGACGTTTCTGACATCACCTATCAATACAATCCGGAAGATGAGAAAAAGCTGAAGTCATACCCGGCAGAAGATGTAATTATGGGAAATGGAAAAGGGAACAAAGTTACGGAAATCAAAGACCCTTTATTATTTTGCAATGCAACCTATTTCTTTGTAGAATCGCTGTTTGCAGATGTTTTTGATGCTGCAAATTAA
- a CDS encoding endonuclease/exonuclease/phosphatase family protein — protein sequence MKTFKLLLHVLFAIGHVLVVLLFLVSAFSDRISPEKHLLFSYIGLAFPVFMFANFLFILYWLIISKWKTALVGVVAFIIAWGPVTSYLPFHSMSVPVPEESLKVLTYNVMGFAYKNHTADSPNRIIEYIADSGADIVCIQEYSVSKGGNNLTAKRLNRALKMYPFRSVIELNSNKYQSIGIALFSKYPIEHSRRIKYKSAFNGSAIHEINIKGKKITLVNNHLESFKLTMEDRSKYSQIIGNLGSEALVELKGTLQQKLGTAFQVRAGQAESVAKEVKEANGEYVLVCGDFNDTPISYAHRTIQGDLIDAFSESGRGLGISYNQNKFWFRIDNILHSSNIKSYRCTVDKVRYSDHYPMWCYITLE from the coding sequence ATGAAAACATTCAAGTTGTTATTACATGTCCTTTTTGCAATAGGCCACGTTCTGGTTGTGTTGTTGTTCCTGGTGTCGGCTTTTTCTGACCGGATTTCGCCAGAAAAGCATCTTTTGTTTTCCTATATCGGACTTGCATTTCCTGTTTTCATGTTTGCTAATTTTTTATTTATACTTTATTGGCTGATTATTTCTAAATGGAAAACAGCCCTTGTTGGGGTTGTCGCTTTTATAATTGCCTGGGGGCCTGTTACCTCTTATCTGCCTTTTCATAGCATGAGCGTTCCTGTACCTGAGGAATCTTTGAAAGTGTTGACGTACAATGTGATGGGATTTGCCTATAAAAACCACACAGCCGATTCCCCGAACCGTATTATTGAATATATTGCAGATTCTGGGGCTGATATTGTTTGTATACAGGAATATTCTGTAAGTAAGGGGGGCAATAATCTAACGGCAAAAAGATTAAACCGTGCACTCAAAATGTATCCATTCCGTTCGGTAATAGAACTAAACTCCAACAAGTATCAGAGTATTGGAATAGCCTTGTTTTCAAAATATCCTATCGAACATAGTCGCCGAATTAAATATAAAAGCGCGTTCAATGGTTCTGCCATTCACGAGATCAATATTAAGGGAAAAAAAATTACGTTAGTAAATAACCACCTCGAATCGTTTAAACTTACGATGGAAGACAGATCAAAATATTCACAAATTATTGGAAACTTAGGTTCTGAGGCCTTGGTCGAACTAAAAGGGACTTTGCAACAAAAGTTGGGAACAGCCTTTCAGGTAAGGGCAGGTCAGGCCGAAAGCGTAGCTAAAGAAGTAAAAGAGGCTAACGGAGAGTATGTTTTGGTGTGCGGAGATTTTAATGATACTCCTATATCTTATGCCCACCGTACAATTCAGGGAGACCTTATTGATGCTTTCTCGGAATCGGGAAGGGGATTAGGAATCAGCTATAACCAAAATAAGTTCTGGTTCCGTATTGATAATATCCTTCATTCCTCCAATATTAAGTCTTACCGCTGTACGGTGGACAAAGTTCGTTATTCCGACCACTATCCGATGTGGTGTTATATAACGCTTGAATAG